Genomic DNA from Deltaproteobacteria bacterium:
AACCCGATGAGGCCACCGATATTTTTGGAAACCTTCGTGACCAGCTTGAGTGGGAGCACCGGGATATCAAAGTATTTGGTAAGGCCGTGAAGCAGCCCCGCCTTGTCGCCTGGGCTGGAGATATCGAATACCGTTACTCAGGGCAGACCCTTCCTGTGTACACGATGCACCCACTTCTCCAGAAAATTCAAAAGCAAGTTGAAGAGGAAACGGGTGAATCATTCAACCACGTGCTGCTCAATTACTACCGAGACGGCCGAGATAACATGGGCATGCATGCGGATGACGAACGTGAGCTGGGGCTCAATCCGGTCATTGCCGCCTTATCTTTTGGCGTCGACCGGAGATTTTTGCTTAAGCGCAAGAAAAGTAAAAAAGGAGAAGCACCCACTTCAATTTTACTTGAAGGTGGAAGCCTCATCGTCATGGGCGGCACGATTCAACACACCTGGAGACATGGGGTTCCTAAAGCAGGACGACTTGACCGTGGCAGAATCAATTTAACATTTCGCAACTTAAAATGGGCACCAGGTACGAGGCCTCGAGACTAGCGGCCAATCATTCTCAAAATACGCGGCGTGTAGCATTCGTGAAGTACGAAGCGCTCTTTCTCATACTTCAAAATAGCCAACCCTGCCTTTTTTATACGCAGAGTCCCATTGCGGCTACAAATCGCCTCCTGAACAACATCATCGAAATGCGGAGCGTGGCCGATGCAAAAGATTCCAGTCGCCTGCGTAGAACGAACACGCTTCAAAAAATGGGTAACACTCCCCATGGGAACCATATCATCGAAAACTTCAGTTCGGAGTGTTTGAAAACCCAAAGCATCACTGGCTTGCTCCAACGTTTGCTGTGCACGCAGGTAAGGGCTCACCCATAACTTGTTGAAAGTTGGTCCAATGCGTTTAATCCCAGCAGCTGCGGCTCGGGTTTTTTGAATACCCTTAGCAGTGAGGGGTCTCTGAATATCGGGCGGACACAAAGGGTCTTCGCGATCCCAAGCAATTCCATGACGAAAAAGATAAAGCCACATTCGATGGTTCTAGCACGAATCAAGATTGAAAACGATTCGATGAGGTCAGCGGTCCAAAGTCATCTTTGCGATGGCCTCGATAACTTCAGTGACCACAGGTCCCCAGGATGACGATTCGCCCTGCCTAAAGAGGCGAACACTCTTGTACCAAGCCGATTCGCTGCCTTTTCCAAGCCAGCGCCAATCGGGGTTACGCGCAACAAGAATCCAAGTGGGGACGCCTAACGCGCCACATAGATGCGCAACAAAGGTATCCACCGTAATCACCAAGTCGAGCTCTTTTACCAAAGATGCGGTGCTGAGAGCCGAGACGCCCTCTTCAACCCCATTGATGACAGCCTGCGCTTGGGGATGGTTCCACAACTGATTTGCACGCTCACCCATCTGCAAATTGACCAGCGTAAGCTTCTCGATGTTTAGCAAAGGCGCGATGTCATCAAAACACATCGAGCGCCGAGAATCGTTTATATGACTGGGGTTGCCGGCCCAAACGACGCCGACCTTTAAATTATCCCCAAGGCTTTCAAGCTTTACTCTCTTTTCGAGGCTGAGCACTGGAGCTTCAAGGTAGCCTTGTGGCAACACCATATTGCTTGCATCAATTCCAAGCCATCGCGGTAGCTCCATCACCGTCGACTGAAAATCACACACTGGCGGTTGTTCGTCAGGTGCAAAGCAACGCTCTATTCCCGGCACGGTAGCTAAAAGTTCTTTGAGACTCCTAGGAACGGTGGCGAACACACGAGCCCCTTGGTCATTCAGCGTTTTTGCAAATCGAATAAATTGGACCAAGTCTCCAAGGCCCTGCTCGGGATAGAGATGGATCGTCTTGCCGCTTAGGTTCTGCCCCGTCCACAACTCAATCTCGTCCATGAGGTTCAAAGCGGGCTTAAAATCAAACCGGCTGGAGAAGTATTTCCACCCTTCTTTGAAGTGTCCATTCTTCAAACGGTTGATGCCAAGGCTAAGCTTAATCTCACTATTTTGCGGCTCAAGCTTGAGCGCTCTTTCAAAGCAACCTTCAGCCTCTTCATCCCTGGCTAAATTCTCATAGCCAAGACCGAGGTTCATCCACGCTCCCGAATTGTTGGGATTGTACTGAACTGCTTGCTCGAAATGGTAAATTCCTTTCTCCCAATGTCTCAATGAGAAATGGGAGAGTCCAAGGTTCATGTGTGCAAGCCCAGATGCGGGGTTCAGCGCCAACGCTTTCATGCCGATCCTTATGCACTCCTCAAAGTGGCCAGCATGGTGCAAGATGGCTGAAAAATTTACGTAATACAGTTCGTTGTCGTCTTTGATTCTGACTGCTTCTCGGAATGCTCCAATCGCACGGTCCATGAGCCCTAAAGTGAAGAGGGACACGGCCAACTCAGCATAAGCGTAGTGATGTGTGGGATCTTGGCGGATAATCTTAATGAGCAATCTACTGGCTTGTAACGGATCATCGCCGCGACGCAGATTCCTGGCCTCTTCCAAAGTGCCCTGAATTTGGGCTGCCTTTATTCCGGCTTCCGATTGCTCTAACAACAAATCACGCAACTCCTGTTCAAGCTCCTCAGATACATCGACGCATTGGCCCTAGACTTGAGGTTGTCGAGGAACAAAACTTACAGTCATTTCAGTAAATTAGGGTTTTAAAGCTTATTCTGATCGACAGGTAGGCCATTGCGCTCCTCTTCGAACAATTAGCGCTCAAGAAGTTTCCCAAAAGGTCGATGTCTTAAAAGCGGGAGCCACTGCACGAAGAGAGCAGAGGTAAGGGCGGGGAGATAAAGAGTACGGGGAAGCTTCAGCACCCAATCACTTCAACCAGTCTTAATCTAATCAACGGCAACCGTGTCTCGTGAGGAAGGGAAACCGAGTGCAAGGTGTTAGCGTCTATATTCCAGTTTTAGAGACCAGCCGGGCACTTAAGTACTGTCTCGACGGCCTTTTGAACCAGACGAAAAAACCCGATGAGATCATACTTCTCTACAACGGTAACTTGCCTGAAGTTAAGGCTATAGCCGCACGCTATAATTACAACATACGACTGGTCCATTTGACCGGAACGTTCAATCGCTCGCAGATCAAAAACGTTGCCTTGCAAAGCGCGAAATATGACCTTGTTGCCTCTCTCCACGCCAACTCTGTTCCCCAGAAAGACTGGCTCAAGATCCTGTCTGACCGAATGCGCAAGCACTCCGAAGTCATCGGCGCCGGTGGACCACTGGTTGAGACGCACACCGACTCCATCACCAATCGCTACCGGTGCTTACATTTGCATCAAAACCAGGGTGCGTCGGTGATCATCAACCCCAAGCTTCTCCATGGTGGCAACACAATTTACCGTCGACAAGCCTTGTTAGGTATTGGCGGTTACAATCAGGACCTGCACAATGGCGAAGAGGACATCGAGCTAAGTTCGCGTATTCGGAAAAAGGGTGGCCTCTTAATCTATGACCCCAGCGCGGCCGCGTATCGATATCGCCGCGACAGCGTCAGCACGATTATCACTCTGCAATGGCAATCGCTGCGCCAAATGCAAAGCTTGATACAATCACCCCTGAGCCCAAAAGATGTCTGGCACAACGGCAAGCAAATGATGAAGGCCATGTGGAAGAATCAGATCCTTAAAGATTTACGCGAGAAAAGATTCTTGTTTGGGGCTTTTGGAATGGCCACCATGACCGCAGCGCCCTTTCTTGAATGGAAGTGGTACAGGAATTCAACGAAGTATCTCATCCCCCACACACTCTGTAAAAGTGAAGCCTAGGACCAAACATGCAAGTTGATACGACCAACACCATGGATAACCAGCTCCTCGGAGATATTCGCAAAGCTCAAGACTTGTTGGAATCAGGGGAATTTACGCAAGCATACAACAGTGCTCAGTTATTGTTGCGAAGAGGTGCTCACCTCGGAGAGCTTCATTATATACTCGGGAAATCGTTGTTCCATTTAGAGCAATACGACACCGCCACTGTATTTATCCAGCAGGCTCTCGAGATCGAACCTAAAAATCCGTACTACCTCATTTGTATGGGTCGTATTCTCATTGCTGGTGAAAAATTTGAAAAAGCGGGTAAGATTTTTGAACTCGCCTTTTGCATCAGTCCATCTTTGGTACAAACACATTATTGGTGGGTAGAGAGTTATCGACAACGAGGCCAAAGCCATCTCATCGTTACCCACCTCGCTCAAAACTACAGCGACAAGCCCGCGACAGCACTGGCTATTATCAGCGCGCTTCTCGATCTCGGCGACCGTGAACGGGCCTTCAGCGTTCTTCATGGCGCGTTGACCACTCACGACGACTACATCCAATATTTTTATCAATTTGCTACGGTGCTCTCGGAGTTCCACCAATACACCAAAGCAGCCAGGATTCTTAAATGGTTGGTTGATCGAGATCCGTATAATGAAAACCTACACAATAGCTGGCTTCAAGTCGTATGGAAGCAAGGTAATATTAAAGCCATTCGGCAAGCCTCTTTGATTGCTACTGACCGTTTCCCCCACAACCCCGATTTCAATCAAATTCGGATGGAGGCGCTCGCGCAAAGTGAAGCCATTGCGCCCCAGGAAGTGGAACAGGCCAATAAGCGATTTGCCATTCGTTATTGCAACAGCCGTCCTCACCCAACTCACCCGACACGCTATCACCATGAGAAACCGCGCGTCGCCTATATCGTTCGAAACCCTAAGCTCAATGTTTTGGTTCCAGTCTTGGAAGGCCATAACGCCGACCGCTTCGACATTTATTTATATACCGACAACGAGGCTCTCAAAGATTCATGGACGGGACCCATACGACCGATCGGTCCCGATACTGCGACCATTGCCCGGCAGATGGTCCAAGATGAAATCGATATATTGATAACCATGAGCAACCACTCTTCAGTGCTAGACCTCTTGGCTATGCGTCCTGCCTCGCTTCAAGGTAGCTGGATATGTACCACGCGTTCACTTCAACTCCCCTATCTAGACTTCGTCATCGCAGATCGGAACCTCATCCCTCTCAATGAGCGTGACGACTGGTCCGAACACATTCTCGAGCTTCCTGTATGGGCGCCCTATAAAATTTCTGACGATTTGCCGGATATCAACGAGGCGGTGAGCCACCAATCAATAACGTTTGGCGTATTTCAAAAACGTTCTAAGATTACGCATCGTATGATTAAAAATTGGTCCAAAATCCTGCAGCAAGTACCCGGTAGCCGGCTCAAGCTTCGAGACAGCGCCTTCACCGATCCTCATGTTAATCGAGCAATGATTCGTGAAGCTGTTTCTGCCGGAATCCCAAGCCATCGCATCGACTTGGTACCGCTAGAGAATGGTTCGGGAAACGATTCGGCTTTCTATGAAGAGATCGATATCTGCTTGGACTGCTCTCCCTTTGGAGGCGGTATCGATATCGTGAAGGCACTTTGGATGGGAATTCCCGTCATCACTCATTCAGGTGATTTTTTCGCCTCGCGAATATCATCAACCTATCTAAGAAATATTGGACGGGAAGATTGGGTCGCTAAGAGCCCAGAAGAATATATCGATAAAGCTGTGAAAACCGCTCAAGACCATCAAGGTCTTCAGGA
This window encodes:
- a CDS encoding glycosyltransferase family 2 protein, with amino-acid sequence MQGVSVYIPVLETSRALKYCLDGLLNQTKKPDEIILLYNGNLPEVKAIAARYNYNIRLVHLTGTFNRSQIKNVALQSAKYDLVASLHANSVPQKDWLKILSDRMRKHSEVIGAGGPLVETHTDSITNRYRCLHLHQNQGASVIINPKLLHGGNTIYRRQALLGIGGYNQDLHNGEEDIELSSRIRKKGGLLIYDPSAAAYRYRRDSVSTIITLQWQSLRQMQSLIQSPLSPKDVWHNGKQMMKAMWKNQILKDLREKRFLFGAFGMATMTAAPFLEWKWYRNSTKYLIPHTLCKSEA
- the sixA gene encoding phosphohistidine phosphatase SixA, translating into MWLYLFRHGIAWDREDPLCPPDIQRPLTAKGIQKTRAAAAGIKRIGPTFNKLWVSPYLRAQQTLEQASDALGFQTLRTEVFDDMVPMGSVTHFLKRVRSTQATGIFCIGHAPHFDDVVQEAICSRNGTLRIKKAGLAILKYEKERFVLHECYTPRILRMIGR
- a CDS encoding glycosyltransferase family protein, with protein sequence MLLEQSEAGIKAAQIQGTLEEARNLRRGDDPLQASRLLIKIIRQDPTHHYAYAELAVSLFTLGLMDRAIGAFREAVRIKDDNELYYVNFSAILHHAGHFEECIRIGMKALALNPASGLAHMNLGLSHFSLRHWEKGIYHFEQAVQYNPNNSGAWMNLGLGYENLARDEEAEGCFERALKLEPQNSEIKLSLGINRLKNGHFKEGWKYFSSRFDFKPALNLMDEIELWTGQNLSGKTIHLYPEQGLGDLVQFIRFAKTLNDQGARVFATVPRSLKELLATVPGIERCFAPDEQPPVCDFQSTVMELPRWLGIDASNMVLPQGYLEAPVLSLEKRVKLESLGDNLKVGVVWAGNPSHINDSRRSMCFDDIAPLLNIEKLTLVNLQMGERANQLWNHPQAQAVINGVEEGVSALSTASLVKELDLVITVDTFVAHLCGALGVPTWILVARNPDWRWLGKGSESAWYKSVRLFRQGESSSWGPVVTEVIEAIAKMTLDR
- a CDS encoding alpha-ketoglutarate-dependent dioxygenase AlkB, with translation PDEATDIFGNLRDQLEWEHRDIKVFGKAVKQPRLVAWAGDIEYRYSGQTLPVYTMHPLLQKIQKQVEEETGESFNHVLLNYYRDGRDNMGMHADDERELGLNPVIAALSFGVDRRFLLKRKKSKKGEAPTSILLEGGSLIVMGGTIQHTWRHGVPKAGRLDRGRINLTFRNLKWAPGTRPRD